In Sphingomonas sp. KC8, the sequence GCGCCGACAAGATCCTGGCCCATTTCCGGCGTATAGGCGTTCAACCGATCGGGCCGTTGCAGGCGGATGATCGCCACCGCGCCACGCCGCGCCACGCCGACGGTGCCATAGCCGGCCGCAACGAATATATCCGTCATGCGCCTTCCCCCGGCATCTTCCACACGGGCGGGCGTTTTTCCGCGAATGCGCGTGGGCCTTCCGTGGCATCGGGATGGCCGATCTGGTCGATGATCAGTGCCCAGCCAGCCTGCAAGGCGGTGCCAAGGTCCTGCTCCTTCGCGCCCCAGATCGCTTGTTTGGTGCGCGCAACGGCGGCCGGCGAATGACGGCTGATCTTTACCGCCAGCGCCAGCGCCTGCGGCAGCAACGCATCGGCCGCGACAACCTCGTCGACCAGCCCGAGACGATGGGCGGCCTGTGCATCCATGCGTTCAAGCCCACCCGTCAGCGCCATGCGCATCACCGCGCCGATCGGCATTCGCCGGGCCAGCATGATCGGTTCCAGCGCGGCGACATACCCAACCGCCACATGCGGGTCCGAAAAATAGGCCCCGTCCGACGCCAGCACGATATCGGCATCCGCCACGAAATGCAGGCCACCGCCCACAGCACCGCCATTGACCGCGGCGATCACCGGCTTCGTCACGCCATTTTGCATCGCGGTCCAGCGGATCGAATCCAGCGTCGCCGCCTTTCCCGCCTTGTCCGTCTCCGGCGGGTCGGCCAAATCCGCGCCGGAACAAAAGACGCGCCCCCCCTCCCCCGTGATGATCGCGACGCGTGCGTGCGGGTCAGCTTCAAACCGCGCCCATGCGGCAGGCAGTTCACGGCTCATCACCGCGTTCACGGCGTTGCGCTTCGCCTCCCGCGCCAACGTCAGGATCGCGACAGGTCCGTGCATTTCGTAGCGGAGCGTCTCAAAGCCCATGGCTTACTCCATTCCGAGGATGGCGACGGCACATCCCGTGGGAAACCCGCCGATATTGTGGCTCAGCGCCAGCGACGCCTTCGCCACCTGCCGCGCGCCGGCCCGCCCCTGAAGCTGCAGCACATTTTCGACGATCATCCGCACGCCGGTCGCGCCCGTCGGATGCCCGAAAGATTTCAGCCCGCCATCGCTGTTGACCGGCAATTCACCGGCCAGCGCGAAACTGCCGCTTTCAATATGCTCCTTGGCCGCACCCTTGGCGCAGAAACCAAGATCCTCGTAACTCAGCAATTCGGTCAGCGTGAAACAGTCGTGCACCTGCGCTACGTCGATCTGGCGAAACGGATCGTCGATCCCGGCCATGCGATAGGCGGCGGCGGCGGCCGTCTCGGTGGCCTTCCAGCGCAGGAAATCATTGTCCGGATCGGTATGCGGGTTGGGCGCGGACGCCGACACCACCGCCTTCACCAGCACCGGATCATCCCGAAACGTGCGCGCCATCGAAGCGCGGGTGACGATGACGGCGGCAGCCCCATCGGTTTGTGCCGCGCAATCGTACAGCCCGAACGGCCAGGAAATCATCCGCGCGTTCAGTGCATCCTCGATCGTGATTTCCTTCTTCAGGAAGGATTTCGGCGCGAGGCACCCGTTGGCATGGTTCTTCACCGCGATCCGGGCAAGATGTTCGCGGCCGGCGCCGAACGCCTTGAAATAGGGCTTGGCGCACAGCGCGAACCAGCCCGCCGGGGTGGCCGGTAGATCGCGCACCCCACGGATGCTGACGGACGGGCCGGAAACGCCCCGATCCTTGGGCTTGTCATAGCCCACGACCAGCACGGTATCGTGCACGCCCGCCGCCACGGCCATGCAGGCGACGCGGAAGGCTTCGGTGCCGGTGGCGCAATAATTGTAGACCGAACTGAGCGGCTTGAAGAGTTTCAGCGATTCCGAAACCTCGACGGGGCCTTGCGCGGAATATAGCGAACCACAGAAGATCGCGTCGATCTGGCGATCGGGATCGTCGATGCCCGCGTCGGCATAGGCTTCGAACACCGCATCGACGATCATGTCCTCGGCGTTCTTCGTCCAGTTTTCGGCGAATTTGGAGCAGCCGGCGCCGATGACGGCAACCTTGTCCTTCAGGCTCATGTCGCGTCTCCTTCGACGGGAACGCATTTCCAGAAATAATTGGGTTTGCGCCCGGCCTGATGGATCCGCCGGAACACGAAGCGCACCGGCATGCCGATATCGATCCGGTCGGCCGGAACGTCGGCGATCTGCATATGAATACGCGGCCCCCCTTCGACCTGAACGATACCGACCGCCGTGGGCGGTTCGGGGCTGGGGAAAAAGGCGTCGAGCGTGAAGGTGACGATATGCCCCCGCCTTTCGGCAAACCGTTCGCGCGTGAACGGCCCCTGCTTGCGGCAGCGGATACAGACGCGCCCTTTCGGGAATTGCGGTTCGCCACAGGCGCAGCGTTGCCCGGCCAGCGCCAGATTTTCGTCGCGTTCGCGGAAATGCACCGTCGCGGAAATGCCGGCATCGTCGGGGGCTGGATATTCCGTCGGATCAAGCCCAAGCACCTTGCGATAGGCATCAAGGCTGGTGATCGGCCTGCGCTGCGCGAGCGCGGGTGCCAAAGCCATCCGCCCGCTCGCCCGTTCCACATCGAACAGCAGGGCTTCCGCACCATCGCCATGGGCCACCATCGCAACCCGGCTGCCGGCCGGCGCATCGTCCAGCGCACCCGCCAGTTGCACCAGCGCATGGGCCGATCCACAAAAGCCGACGCGTCCGAAAAGCGGGTCCTGCAATTGTGCCGCCGCGATCTTCAATCGCCCAGCCAGCCCGGCATGCGCCCGCGCATTGGGCGCACTCAACACCCAACGCCATGATCCGTCAGGTTCATGGCCAGCCGCAAGCGCAGTTGCCGCCGTCGCGGCCGGCGTGAGATAACCATATTCGGTGACGAACCGATCTTCCCAGCCATGAGGGAAACGATCGCCGGTACGCCGCCACACATCGATAATCTCTTGGCTGCGCGAAACGCCGCCTGCGAAGCGCGCAAAGGGTGCGTCATTCGATATCAGGAAAGCGGCGGCGGCATCGCCCCCGTTGCTTTCGAAATCGCTGCCCGGCACGCCCGTGCGGCAATCCGCCGCGATCACCAGCGCTGCGGCGATATCACCCGCCCGCACCGCATCGATGGCAAAGGCCAGCGCCTGCGCACCCGCGCGCAGCGAATGGGCCACGTCGATCGTGCGCACATCCTTTGGCAGGTCCAGCACCCGCGCGATCAGCGATGCTCCCTGCTTTTCCAGATAATCATGGCCGGTCGTGGCAAAGATGATCAGGCCGATCCGGCTGCGATCTCGCCCTTCAAGGCAATCCTGCGCGGCGGCGACGCCCATCGTGGTGGCATCTTCGTCGGCCCAGGCAACCGCCCGCTCCGCGCTGCCCGCCTTGCCGCCTTTCAGCAGCCCCAGCGGCATCCGGCGCAAGGGCACATGCACCCCATAGGCAAGGATACCGCTCATTGCGCGCCACCGGCGTCCGGCGCCTTCACGCCACCCCGAAAGGGATAGGGCTGGCCCAGCATCCCGAGCGCGCCGAAAGCCCCGCGCATCTGTCCGCGGAAATGCGCGCGGATCGCATCCAGATCCCATCCCTCGCTGCGGATCAGCGTCTTGCCATAATGCGGTTGCGACAGCAGCGCGATGCGATCGCCGCCGGTGCCAAATACCTGCCCCGACACGTAATCCGCCTCATTCGAGGCCAGAAAAACGATCATCGGGCCATTGAGCGTAGGATCGGGCTGAACCGCCAGAACCCCTTCGCCCGGCTTGGTGGTGGCCGACATCTTGGACATGCCGAGCGGGCTGACCGCGTTGACGCGAATGCCGTAACGCGCCAGTTCCAACGCCCAGGTGTAGGTCATCGATGCGATCGCGCCCTTGGCGGCGGCATAGTTGGTCTGGCCGAAACTGCCGAAATGTGCCGCCGACGTGGTGTTGATGATCGCGCCACCGCGCCCTTGGGCCACCATCTGCCTGGCCGCCTGCTGCGCGCACCAGAAGGTGCCCTTCACATGCACGCGCCACACCGCATCAAACTCGTCGCCGGTCATCTTCAGGAAGGTGCGATCTTTCAGATTGCCGGCATTGTTGACGAGGATATCGACCCCGCCGAACGCCGCCACGGCCGCCGCTATCATCCCGGCCGCGCCATCTTCGCTGGCGATGTCGTGCGCCGACGCAATCGCCTTTCCACCACCCGCAATGATCTCCGCCACAACCGCCGCCGCGCCTTCGGCATGGATATCGTTGACGACGACGGACGCGCCGGCGGCGGCAAGGTGCAACGCATGGCCCCGGCCAATTCCGCCGCCCGCGCCCGTGACGATCGCAGATTTTCCTTCGAGCAAAGCCATATGACCCTCAGTTGAGAACGGGGATGTCGCCATCGATCACACGCCGGGCGAGTTGCTTTTCCAGCCATCCGCTTTCGCCGTGCAAAAGCTGCTGATGCTTGGCGCGCCGAAAATAGAGCTGCGGATCCGCCTCGCTGGTAAATCCCAGCCCGCCATGGATTTGGATCGCCAGAGCGGAAATCCTACGAAACGCGCGACAGGCAAACAGCTTGGCGGTGATCGCCAGCCGATCGAACGGCAATCCTTCGGCATGCGCCCAGGCCGCCTGCCATGTCAGCACGCGGGCGGCCTCCAGTTCGGTCGCCGCGTCGGCCAGATAGTGGGCGATCGACTGGAAACTGCCGATCGGCCGATCGAATTGTTCGCGTTCCTTGGCATAAGCGATGCTCATCTCCAGCACCCGCTCGGCTCCGCCCACGGCCTGGGCCGCCAACGGGATCAGGCCTTCCATGAACACGGCGTTCCAGGCATCGGCCACCGCGCCGCCATCACCAAGCAGATCGCCCCGCGCAATCTTCACATCATCGAAATCGACGGTGCAAAGTGACGCGCTGGCCAGATTGGGTTCCGCCGTGACGCGCACACCAGGCGCGCGCCGATCAATGCAGGCAAGACCATGTTCGCCTGTTCGGCCAGCCCCCCGCACCAGCACAAGCAGGCAATCCGCCGCCGCCGCATATGCCACGAACAGCTTTTGCCCTGTAAGCGAGAACCCGTCATCCTTGGGCGCAAGCGCGAGCTTCACCGACGCCAGATCGTCCCCGCCACCCGCCTCATAGGATGCCGGCACGACGACAAGCGATCCATCCGCGATGCCCGGCAGCCAGCGTGCACGCTGCTCATCATTTCCTGCCGCCGCGATCAACCGGGCCGCACAAAACGCGCTTTCGAAATGCGGGACCGGAACCAGGAAGCGACCAAATTCATGCGCCGCGACCGCAGTTTCGATCATGCCGAGCGCGGAGCCGCCATACGCCTCGGCAATGCCCAGCCCGAGAAATCCGGCATCGGCCAGGCTGCGCCACACCCCGGCCATGGCGGACGCCGGATCGCGCTCCGCCTGCCGAACAGCCTTGCTGTCGGATTCGGCTTCGCAAATGCTGCGCAGGCTATCGCGCAGCATCACTTGCTCTTCGGTGAAATCCAGATTCATGTCTGTCCGGCATCCATTCCCAAAGCCGGCAATCCTGTGCGATCCCCGCCCCCTCGCACCGGGCCGATGCCCTGGTTGATTGCGGGGAAGCGATATCGACATCGGTCGCCGTGCCACTTACAGTACCATCGGTACTATTTTTAACGCGATGGTCAAGCGGCTGAATGTGATGAATGAAAAGATCGGGGGCGAACCGCCCGTTTCACGCACACCGAACGGGGAGGATATCGCCCTGGCGCCGCCGGTAGCGCTGGGCACGATGCTCTTTTCCCTCGTCGAACCGAACACCGACCATGCAGCCGATTTTGCCCGCTGGTATGAACGGGATCATTTCTTTGCCGGCTGCATGGCGGGCGCCGATTTCTTTTCGGGCCGGCGCTTCGTTGCCACACGCGACCTGAAACAACACCGCATCGGCGCCGGCCTGACAGATGATCACGCCGTTGACGACGGGTCGTTCCTCCATCTTTACTGGATTCTGCAGGGCCGGCGCGACGAAGCCCTTTCATGGTCGGTCGATCAGGTACGCCGTCTCGCCCGTCAGGGCCGGATGGGACCACCCACACGCAGCATATCCACCGGCTTTTACGATTATGTCGGCGGGCATTTCTCCTCAGCGCAGCCCATCCCGGCGGAACTCGCGCTCGAATATCCTTATACGCGCGCAACGGCGCTGCTGATCGACAAAGCGGAAGGCGCCGACACGCACAGCTTTAGAAATGAACTGGAACGCCGGCTTGCGCCGCTGCACACGCACCCGCGCAGCATGGTGCTGTGGTTCCGGCCGATCCAGCTTCCGTCCAATGCCCCGCGCATCGCAACCCCGGTCCCGCAGGCGGAACTGGATCGCCGCTGGCTGATCGTGGCATTCTCGGACGCCAATCAGCAGGACAGCGATATGCGGGCCATACGCAGCCTCGGTGCGGCGATGTCCGCCACGCAACTCGGCACCTTGCGCCTCGCAGCGCCGTTCCGCCCGATTACACCCGGCATCGACGATTATAGCGACCGGCTATAAGCCGGCCCCGGCTTTCATCCATACGCATGATGCGCATCCATCGCGTTCATCCCAGCATCGCGCCAAATCATAATGGGAGATGGCTGGATGTCCGACGTGGATCTGATCATTCGGGGCGGGCTGGTGTGCGATGGAACCGGTGGCGAACCCTATCGGGCCGATGTGGCGATCGGCGGCGGGCGCATCGTGGCGATCGGCAAAGGGCTGACAGCCGATGCCGAAGTGATCGATGCCAGCGGCTGCATCGTCACGCCGGGTTTTGTCGACGTGCACACCCATTATGATGGTCAGGCGATCTGGTCGTCCCGGCTGGCGCCATCGTCGCTGCACGGCGTTACCACCGTCATCATCGGCAATTGCGGCGTGGGCTTTGCGCCTTGCCGCCCGGCAGACCGGGACCGGCTGGTCGAACTGATGGAAGGGGTGGAAGACATCCCCGAAATCGCCATGGTCGAAGGGCTACCATGGGACTGGGAAAGCTTTCCCGATTTCCTCGACGCATTGGAACGGCGGCCGCGCGATATCGACGTGGCGGCGCTAATCCCGCATTCGGCGCTTCGCGTCTTCGTGATGGCCGAACGCGGCGCGGCGCGCGAACCCGCCACCGCCGCCGACATCCACGAAATGCAGCGGCTGGTGGGCGAAGCCATGGACGCAGGGGCGATCGGCCTCGGCACATCGCGCCAGATCATCCACCGCACGGCCCATGGCGCACTGATCCCAAGCTATGACGTCGCCACCACCGAATTGCAGGCGCTGGTCGAGGCCATGGGCGATCGCGGCGTCTTCCAGATCGTGCTCGACGTGCCCAACGCAAGCTGGAATGACGAATTCGACGCGCTACAAAAAATCGTCGGCACGTCGAGCAAACCCGTCACCTTCCCGCTTGGGCAGGGCAGCGCGGACCCGGACGGATGGCGCGATGTGCTGGCGCTTGTCCGCGACGCGAACGCCGCCGGACGCACCTTCATCCCACAGGTGCTTCCCCGCCCGATCGGCGTGGTGCTCAGCCACGCATCGACATCCCACCCCTTCCGCGATCGGCCAGGCTACAAGGCTTTGCCGACGGATCTGGCGCAGCGGGTGGCGGCCCTGCGCCAACCGGACGTGCGCGCGCAGATATTGAGCGAGGAACCCGACGGCGATGCCACCCCGCTGCGCCGGATGAGTTGCGCTTATGATCAGATGTTCCCGCTGGGCGATCCGCCGCAATATGAACCCGACCCCGCCAACAGCATCGCCGCGCAGGCCGCGCGCCGTGGCATCACGGCCGATGAACTGGCCTATGATCTTCTGCTGGAAGATGATGGCCATGCGATGCTCTACGTCGCGATCGGCAATTACGCGCAATCAACGCTCGATCCCGTGCGCGAAATGCTGATCGATGAAAATACGATCATCGGGCTGGGCGACGGCGGCGCCCATTACGGGATGATCTGCGACGCCAGCTATCCGACGTTCATGCTCACCCACTGGCGGCACGATCGACAGGGGGATCGCATGTCCCTGCCCTGGCTGGTGAAGGCGCTCAGCCATGATACGGCGCGCGCCTTCGGGCTGCACGATCGCGGCCTGATCCGCGAAGGGATGAAGGCCGATGTGAACGTGATCAATCTCGACAGGCTGAGACTGCACAAGCCCACCATCATCCACGATCTGCCTGCGGGCGGCGCGCGCCTGATGCAGGAGGCGACAGGATATGCCGCCACGATCGTCGCCGGGCAGGTCATCTATCGCAATGGCGAACCCACCGACAACCTGCCGGGACGCGTGGTGCGCGGAACCGCGTGACTATCACCAGGGGGGAGGCCGACATGTTCGCCTCCCTCGTCGCAACTTATCGCAATTTACGCAGATTTCATGATCTGATGGCATCAACGCGCATAACCGTCATGTGGACAGGAACATGCGATGATCGACGCCACGCGACGCAGCGCCCGCCACGACATTCAGGCGGAAGCCGTGCTCCATGTCGCGGGAAGCCCGCCGCTGGCCGTCGCTGTCTGCAACATATCCCGCCACGGCATTGTCATCGACAGCCTCGCATCCCTGAACGGCGATTGCGCGATCACCATCGAATTCATGCCCGGAATGCGGCTGGCCGCACGCTTTGTCTGGCAGGATGGTTTTCAAACGGGGCTTGAACTGGCCGAACCCATCCGGGCGACGGACTATTGGCCCTTGCTGCAACATTTGAATGGATACAGCCCCGCGGGCACCATCTCCTCCTAGTCCCCCCGTAAGGGCCAGAAAAAAAGGGCCAGCCCGTGAGGGCCGACCCTTGAAGTTTTAGGAGAGGATGCCTGAAAGGCCCGATCTTTCTGCGCCTCAGCGGCATATTCCGCAAGTGCAAAAACAACCTTGTGGATTGCATATTTTGCAATCATTGCGAAATTCACCGCAAATTTTCCATTTTACGCAACTCAGGGCCTATATGCGTAAAATTACCTATAGCATTCTACGCATGAAATTAGTTCCTGGTCTAAAAATGGTGCACCGCAGCAAATTCTGCCAGGGACACCCGTCTAAGGCAGGGTTCCAATCGGGCAATCGAAGCCGTCACCGCACCTGAAACAGAAACGGTGACGGGCTGGCGCTTACAACGCGCCGTGGCAGTGCTTGTATTTTTCGCCCGATCCGCAGGGGCATGGCGAGTTGCGGCTGACCTTGCCTTCCCATTCGGCGGGATCATCGCCCATCGAATCAGGCAGCGCCGCCGCGGCGAATTGCGCCGGGGCAATCCGCGTGGTCACCAGGCCGAG encodes:
- a CDS encoding enoyl-CoA hydratase/isomerase family protein, whose translation is MGFETLRYEMHGPVAILTLAREAKRNAVNAVMSRELPAAWARFEADPHARVAIITGEGGRVFCSGADLADPPETDKAGKAATLDSIRWTAMQNGVTKPVIAAVNGGAVGGGLHFVADADIVLASDGAYFSDPHVAVGYVAALEPIMLARRMPIGAVMRMALTGGLERMDAQAAHRLGLVDEVVAADALLPQALALAVKISRHSPAAVARTKQAIWGAKEQDLGTALQAGWALIIDQIGHPDATEGPRAFAEKRPPVWKMPGEGA
- a CDS encoding acetyl-CoA acetyltransferase, with the translated sequence MSLKDKVAVIGAGCSKFAENWTKNAEDMIVDAVFEAYADAGIDDPDRQIDAIFCGSLYSAQGPVEVSESLKLFKPLSSVYNYCATGTEAFRVACMAVAAGVHDTVLVVGYDKPKDRGVSGPSVSIRGVRDLPATPAGWFALCAKPYFKAFGAGREHLARIAVKNHANGCLAPKSFLKKEITIEDALNARMISWPFGLYDCAAQTDGAAAVIVTRASMARTFRDDPVLVKAVVSASAPNPHTDPDNDFLRWKATETAAAAAYRMAGIDDPFRQIDVAQVHDCFTLTELLSYEDLGFCAKGAAKEHIESGSFALAGELPVNSDGGLKSFGHPTGATGVRMIVENVLQLQGRAGARQVAKASLALSHNIGGFPTGCAVAILGME
- a CDS encoding OB-fold domain-containing protein gives rise to the protein MSGILAYGVHVPLRRMPLGLLKGGKAGSAERAVAWADEDATTMGVAAAQDCLEGRDRSRIGLIIFATTGHDYLEKQGASLIARVLDLPKDVRTIDVAHSLRAGAQALAFAIDAVRAGDIAAALVIAADCRTGVPGSDFESNGGDAAAAFLISNDAPFARFAGGVSRSQEIIDVWRRTGDRFPHGWEDRFVTEYGYLTPAATAATALAAGHEPDGSWRWVLSAPNARAHAGLAGRLKIAAAQLQDPLFGRVGFCGSAHALVQLAGALDDAPAGSRVAMVAHGDGAEALLFDVERASGRMALAPALAQRRPITSLDAYRKVLGLDPTEYPAPDDAGISATVHFRERDENLALAGQRCACGEPQFPKGRVCIRCRKQGPFTRERFAERRGHIVTFTLDAFFPSPEPPTAVGIVQVEGGPRIHMQIADVPADRIDIGMPVRFVFRRIHQAGRKPNYFWKCVPVEGDAT
- a CDS encoding SDR family NAD(P)-dependent oxidoreductase, with amino-acid sequence MALLEGKSAIVTGAGGGIGRGHALHLAAAGASVVVNDIHAEGAAAVVAEIIAGGGKAIASAHDIASEDGAAGMIAAAVAAFGGVDILVNNAGNLKDRTFLKMTGDEFDAVWRVHVKGTFWCAQQAARQMVAQGRGGAIINTTSAAHFGSFGQTNYAAAKGAIASMTYTWALELARYGIRVNAVSPLGMSKMSATTKPGEGVLAVQPDPTLNGPMIVFLASNEADYVSGQVFGTGGDRIALLSQPHYGKTLIRSEGWDLDAIRAHFRGQMRGAFGALGMLGQPYPFRGGVKAPDAGGAQ
- a CDS encoding acyl-CoA dehydrogenase family protein — translated: MNLDFTEEQVMLRDSLRSICEAESDSKAVRQAERDPASAMAGVWRSLADAGFLGLGIAEAYGGSALGMIETAVAAHEFGRFLVPVPHFESAFCAARLIAAAGNDEQRARWLPGIADGSLVVVPASYEAGGGDDLASVKLALAPKDDGFSLTGQKLFVAYAAAADCLLVLVRGAGRTGEHGLACIDRRAPGVRVTAEPNLASASLCTVDFDDVKIARGDLLGDGGAVADAWNAVFMEGLIPLAAQAVGGAERVLEMSIAYAKEREQFDRPIGSFQSIAHYLADAATELEAARVLTWQAAWAHAEGLPFDRLAITAKLFACRAFRRISALAIQIHGGLGFTSEADPQLYFRRAKHQQLLHGESGWLEKQLARRVIDGDIPVLN
- a CDS encoding N-acyl-D-amino-acid deacylase family protein gives rise to the protein MSDVDLIIRGGLVCDGTGGEPYRADVAIGGGRIVAIGKGLTADAEVIDASGCIVTPGFVDVHTHYDGQAIWSSRLAPSSLHGVTTVIIGNCGVGFAPCRPADRDRLVELMEGVEDIPEIAMVEGLPWDWESFPDFLDALERRPRDIDVAALIPHSALRVFVMAERGAAREPATAADIHEMQRLVGEAMDAGAIGLGTSRQIIHRTAHGALIPSYDVATTELQALVEAMGDRGVFQIVLDVPNASWNDEFDALQKIVGTSSKPVTFPLGQGSADPDGWRDVLALVRDANAAGRTFIPQVLPRPIGVVLSHASTSHPFRDRPGYKALPTDLAQRVAALRQPDVRAQILSEEPDGDATPLRRMSCAYDQMFPLGDPPQYEPDPANSIAAQAARRGITADELAYDLLLEDDGHAMLYVAIGNYAQSTLDPVREMLIDENTIIGLGDGGAHYGMICDASYPTFMLTHWRHDRQGDRMSLPWLVKALSHDTARAFGLHDRGLIREGMKADVNVINLDRLRLHKPTIIHDLPAGGARLMQEATGYAATIVAGQVIYRNGEPTDNLPGRVVRGTA
- a CDS encoding PilZ domain-containing protein, which translates into the protein MIDATRRSARHDIQAEAVLHVAGSPPLAVAVCNISRHGIVIDSLASLNGDCAITIEFMPGMRLAARFVWQDGFQTGLELAEPIRATDYWPLLQHLNGYSPAGTISS